The following are encoded in a window of Candidatus Nitrosotalea sinensis genomic DNA:
- a CDS encoding histidine kinase dimerization/phospho-acceptor domain-containing protein produces the protein MDDDNLADELLKISEIQKILNKVSTNPPKSNNPLDMIENIEAIEGFATKFVDGISSGKVKITEEVMTILNHELRTPIVPILAYGEMLLDGHFGTLNSEQEERMKLMVSSIKQLQQKIESLLDRRSYQINTNNPETDHKTREWQQEKKILEKINDLLNKKIDEENSEITKLKDNLTNLDHQKTEAEQEKKILNRMIITEEKKISHLGKKNISIIAISAVVASIGFVTYSMYVEELMGQQYRVPNQDNTPSNYVIQNLQGDTVNTWVAWNIENGRIIHVHVTNTANLPQNMIDAIKDAILSTKTVSIDDSLTGEGPKGTASTYYVGWEGATEDAYKPPTQRYVPQKFDVSGSPDSLGDIEVILTNDVSPDGYSGYTKSLADGNEILKSKIIIYKADKLTPERLEAIMRHEFGHALGLAHSTATEDLMSPMLPDYPYISGCDIDAIKGLYDGDKDSKVVCKK, from the coding sequence ATGGATGATGATAATCTTGCTGACGAATTACTGAAAATATCAGAGATTCAAAAGATACTAAACAAGGTATCTACCAATCCTCCCAAAAGTAACAACCCTCTTGACATGATAGAAAATATTGAAGCAATAGAAGGGTTTGCCACAAAATTTGTAGACGGTATTTCATCTGGAAAGGTCAAGATAACAGAAGAAGTAATGACAATACTAAATCATGAATTACGAACACCAATTGTACCAATACTTGCTTATGGCGAGATGTTACTAGACGGACATTTTGGTACTCTAAATTCAGAACAAGAAGAGAGGATGAAATTGATGGTTTCAAGCATAAAACAATTGCAACAAAAAATCGAATCATTGCTTGACAGAAGATCATATCAAATCAATACGAACAACCCGGAAACAGATCACAAGACAAGAGAATGGCAACAAGAAAAAAAGATACTGGAAAAGATCAATGATTTACTAAATAAAAAAATTGATGAAGAAAATTCAGAGATAACCAAGCTCAAAGACAACTTGACAAATCTAGATCATCAAAAAACAGAAGCAGAACAAGAAAAAAAGATACTAAACAGAATGATAATAACAGAAGAGAAAAAAATCTCTCATCTTGGCAAGAAAAATATCTCTATAATAGCCATATCAGCAGTTGTTGCAAGCATAGGATTTGTCACATATTCCATGTATGTAGAAGAACTAATGGGTCAGCAATACAGAGTCCCCAACCAAGACAATACACCATCAAACTATGTAATTCAAAACCTGCAAGGAGACACTGTCAACACATGGGTAGCATGGAACATAGAAAACGGCAGGATCATCCATGTGCACGTCACAAATACCGCAAACCTTCCACAAAATATGATTGATGCCATAAAAGATGCAATACTATCTACAAAAACTGTTTCAATAGACGATTCGCTAACAGGTGAAGGTCCAAAAGGTACTGCCTCTACATATTATGTAGGCTGGGAAGGAGCTACAGAAGATGCATACAAGCCACCCACTCAGAGATACGTTCCCCAAAAGTTTGATGTCAGTGGTTCTCCAGATAGCCTAGGCGATATCGAAGTTATACTTACAAATGATGTAAGTCCTGACGGATATTCAGGATATACAAAATCACTTGCAGATGGAAATGAGATTTTAAAATCAAAGATAATAATTTACAAAGCAGACAAACTTACTCCAGAAAGACTTGAAGCTATAATGAGACATGAATTTGGACATGCCTTGGGTCTTGCACATTCTACTGCAACAGAAGATCTGATGAGTCCAATGCTTCCTGATTATCCATACATTTCAGGTTGCGACATTGACGCAATAAAGGGCCTATACGATGGAGACAAAGATAGCAAGGTGGTGTGTAAGAAATGA
- a CDS encoding sensor histidine kinase, with protein MNKPSLVPIVLISSTLVISVALALIIQQHVMEVTREQGIEKQNQLKLLSDRINLRLSNAISAINITSRNPIMQSTPYSSFISSDLKGIPSDMDMPKRIIATNVMDVFKGFEYVFYAMPNGDLYITEPYTIQVNNSQLNFAFRDWYKGSIKNHDVYVSEVYVSATTKHNVIAISSPIYQKENGTLVGMWVGVLNLNIISHQLDETNLGGNEKIAIFDQHGTIIASNDPSDFGKFQSAYADEINQAIAGKNSLSTKSVDGVSYVVAYSSIPLYDHNWAVVSVQPYDDAYKQADVVVYTSKIILTIIIIISVISGIMIYRSSHKDKVLRRNLETLNQELEDKSKKLQEKDKAKEEFSAMITHELKTPLVPIAVYCKMLKKQLLGSMNKEQMEAIETIEKNTKRLETLISDIMDARKLDLDKMKFYPEEVTLDELFNNMNSDYAESLQQNGKQFVTNVPTSGLVIETDKSRLRQVFDNLISNAIKFTGEKDGKIEVGFKKEDSKIIFYVKDNGMGIPKEHQKELFKKFYQIDTTERRKAGGTGLGLAISKGIIEKMGGKIWVESDGTSGSTFYFELNT; from the coding sequence TTGAACAAACCCTCTCTTGTTCCAATTGTTCTAATCTCTTCTACCCTTGTAATATCAGTCGCACTTGCTCTCATTATCCAGCAACATGTAATGGAAGTAACAAGAGAACAGGGCATAGAAAAACAGAATCAGCTCAAACTATTATCTGACAGAATTAATTTAAGATTAAGTAATGCAATTAGTGCAATAAATATCACAAGCAGAAACCCAATAATGCAGAGCACTCCATATTCAAGTTTTATTTCATCAGATCTAAAAGGAATACCTTCTGACATGGACATGCCAAAGAGAATAATTGCAACAAATGTAATGGACGTGTTCAAAGGTTTTGAGTATGTTTTTTATGCAATGCCAAATGGAGACTTGTACATAACAGAACCGTATACCATCCAAGTAAATAATTCACAACTGAATTTTGCATTTCGAGATTGGTACAAGGGTTCAATTAAAAATCATGACGTGTATGTAAGCGAAGTATATGTATCTGCCACCACAAAACACAATGTAATAGCAATATCCTCGCCAATATATCAAAAAGAAAATGGAACACTTGTAGGTATGTGGGTTGGAGTATTGAATTTGAACATAATATCACATCAGCTTGATGAGACAAATTTAGGTGGAAATGAAAAAATTGCAATATTTGATCAACATGGAACCATAATAGCATCAAATGATCCAAGTGATTTTGGCAAATTCCAATCAGCATATGCAGATGAGATCAACCAAGCAATAGCAGGAAAAAATAGTCTTTCTACAAAATCAGTTGACGGAGTATCATATGTTGTTGCATATTCCAGCATACCATTGTATGATCATAACTGGGCAGTGGTATCGGTTCAACCATACGATGATGCATACAAACAAGCAGATGTGGTTGTGTATACATCGAAAATAATACTTACAATAATCATAATAATTTCAGTCATATCAGGCATCATGATATACCGCTCCTCACATAAAGACAAGGTACTTCGAAGAAATCTTGAAACGTTAAACCAAGAGCTTGAAGACAAGTCAAAGAAACTGCAAGAAAAAGACAAGGCAAAAGAAGAATTTTCCGCAATGATAACACATGAGCTAAAAACTCCACTTGTTCCAATAGCAGTTTACTGTAAGATGTTGAAAAAACAATTGTTGGGAAGCATGAACAAGGAACAAATGGAAGCAATAGAGACAATTGAAAAAAACACCAAGAGACTTGAAACTTTGATTAGTGACATCATGGATGCAAGAAAACTTGATCTTGACAAAATGAAATTTTATCCGGAGGAAGTAACATTGGATGAATTATTTAACAACATGAATTCAGATTATGCCGAATCATTACAGCAAAACGGGAAACAATTTGTTACAAACGTACCAACAAGTGGACTTGTAATTGAAACTGACAAATCTAGATTGCGTCAAGTATTTGATAATTTGATTTCAAATGCCATAAAATTCACAGGAGAAAAAGATGGAAAAATAGAAGTCGGATTCAAAAAAGAAGATAGTAAAATCATTTTTTATGTTAAAGACAATGGAATGGGCATACCCAAAGAGCATCAAAAGGAATTATTCAAGAAATTCTATCAAATAGACACTACAGAGAGACGCAAAGCAGGAGGTACAGGCTTGGGTCTTGCCATATCAAAAGGCATCATAGAAAAAATGGGTGGCAAAATTTGGGTGGAAAGTGATGGTACTAGTGGTTCCACATTTTATTTTGAACTCAATACCTAG
- a CDS encoding response regulator — protein sequence MKILIIDDNQDITTAFSKYFKLCGHEVSTANNGQNGLQMIESDKNDVILLDIAMPDFSGRDIIDHLHKNNKIYLHTIVVLTASSVSDDDKNELKKKGVHSVLRKPIDPDELITYLGNIKP from the coding sequence ATGAAGATTCTGATAATAGATGACAACCAGGATATCACAACCGCATTCTCAAAATATTTCAAATTGTGTGGCCATGAAGTATCAACAGCAAATAATGGCCAAAACGGATTACAAATGATTGAAAGTGACAAAAATGATGTCATTTTGCTAGATATTGCGATGCCTGATTTTTCAGGGCGCGATATTATTGATCATCTTCACAAAAATAACAAGATCTATTTGCACACCATAGTGGTACTAACAGCATCTTCAGTATCTGACGACGATAAAAACGAATTAAAGAAAAAAGGAGTTCATTCAGTACTTAGAAAACCAATAGATCCTGACGAGCTCATCACATACCTTGGAAATATCAAACCATAA
- a CDS encoding cupin domain-containing protein has product MKNETCNFHGTRMTIHVITDETDGMYSVMCFEHPPNVGPALHMHPRGSESFHILDGQYQFLIGDKTIDAKKGDTITVPKGVSHKFNSGKDGGQFLVISPPGLENYFYELSQLLSNGIVEWNVESEIAGKYGQIFLESSNHWTSA; this is encoded by the coding sequence GTGAAAAATGAAACATGTAACTTTCATGGTACAAGGATGACCATTCATGTTATAACTGATGAAACTGATGGAATGTATTCTGTGATGTGTTTTGAACATCCTCCAAATGTTGGACCTGCACTGCACATGCATCCAAGAGGGTCTGAAAGTTTTCATATACTAGATGGACAATATCAATTTCTAATTGGAGATAAAACAATTGATGCAAAAAAAGGAGATACAATAACAGTGCCAAAAGGTGTGTCTCACAAATTCAATTCTGGTAAAGATGGTGGACAGTTTCTAGTAATCAGTCCTCCCGGGCTTGAAAATTATTTCTATGAACTAAGTCAATTACTCTCCAACGGGATTGTGGAATGGAATGTAGAATCTGAAATTGCAGGAAAATATGGACAAATTTTCTTGGAATCTTCAAATCATTGGACTAGTGCCTGA